A region of the Rhizobium binae genome:
TGTCGGCATTCTCTTCATCGGCATTCCGATGGAGTTCTACTATCAGCGCATGAATGAGCTGCTGATCCTGGTTCTCGGCATCGGCGCCGTCGTCATGCTGCTCGTCGGTGTTCTCGCCTTTTATGCGATCCGCCTGTCGGTAAAGCCGTTGCAGGCCCTGACCGCGAGCGTCCACACGATCTCCTCAGGCGATCTCGACGGGGCGATCCCCTGTCTCGAGAAGAACAACGAGTTCGGCGAGATCGGTCGCGCCCTCTCGCTCTTCCGCGACAGCGCCCTTGCACGGCGCGACCTGGAAACCGAGGCGGCCGAACAGCGCGCCTTGAGCGATGCCGAACGCGCCAGGAACGATGCCGACAAACGCTCGCTCGACAGTCAGATCGACTTTGCCGTCAACCAGCTTGCCGCCGGCCTCGGGCGTCTGTCGCAGGGGGATGTCTCGCAAACGATCGGCACACCCTTCGTCGGCCGGCTGGAGCAGCTTCGCGTCGATTTCAACGCATCGCTGCTGCGGCTGCAGGATACGCTGTCCGGTATCCGCGACAGCGCCTCGATGATCCAGCGCAATAGTGGCGCCGTCTCCGCCTCTGCCGACGAGCTTTCCAAGCGCACCGAGGCGCAGGCGGCGAACCTGGAGGAGACTGCCGCTGCGGTCGAGGAGATCACCGTCACGGTCCGCTCTTCCGCCGAGCGCGCCCGGGAAGCCAACAATGTCGTGGCCGCGACCAAGAAGACGGCCGACAATTCCGGCACCGTCGTCGGTGATGCCGTCGCCGCCATGGAGCGCATCGAGGAGGCCTCGCAGCGGATTGAACAGATCATCGAGGTGATCGACGATATCGCCTTCCAAACCAATCTTCTGGCGCTTAACGCCGGTATCGAGGCGGCACGAGCCGGCGAGGCGGGCAAGGGTTTTGCCGTCGTCGCCCAGGAGGTCCGCGAACTCGCCCAGCGTTCGGCCGATGCGGCGCGCGAGATCAAGTCGCTGATCGAAACATCCAGCCGTGAAGTGACGGCCGGCTCCGAACTGGTCCAGAGGACCGGAAGCGTCCTTGCCTCGATCAGCCAGGAAATCATTGCGATCAGCGGTCATGTCGAAACCATCGCCACCGCCAGTCGCGACCAGTCGGCGGCGCTGCAGGAGGTCAACGGTTCGGTGAACGCCATGGACCAGATGACACAGAAGAACGCCTCGATGGTGGCCGAGGCGACGCAGGCAAGCCGCCGCCTCGCCGGCGAAGCCGATACGTTGATGGCGCTCATCGAGCGTTTCCGCATCGGCGCAGAACCGGCGCCCGCTCACCTCGGCGCAAGGAAGATCGCCTGAGGAGCGCGGCCGTGACGGCCGCAGGATTGCGCCGCAACGCTGCGGCGTCTTCCGTTCGATCCGACCCGCCTTAGAATGAGGTGGATCGAGGCCAGCCAGGCGGCGAAGCGAACGATGCTGCTGTCGCCGAACTCGGCATAAAACCGGTCTTCATCCGCTTTGGAACCGCTTGGCTTGCAATAATGCCGGTATCCGTGGACGCCGGCGATGGTGATCATGTCGATCATGGCGATGTCCTTTCTGTATCAGACATCACTTCATTTAGGCCTCAATATTGTCTTCATAAACAGGAAAAATCCCGCTATGTTTTTCATTGATGAAAAACGCGAATTGGGATTCCTATCAGCTTTTCCTGCAGGTCGCCCGGCTCGGCGGCCTGACGGGAGCAAGCGTCGCAAGCCGGCTCAGCCCCGCTACGGTCGGCCGGCGCATGCTCGAGCTCGAACAGGAGGTCGGCCGCGCCCTGTTCTCGCGCAGCCAGACCGGTTATCGGCTGACGCAGGATGGCCAGGCGCTGCTCGATCATCTGCAGGAAATGGAGGCCGCCGCCCGCAAGGTGGAAGCCTGGCGGCAATCGGGCGAGGGCGGCACGACCGTCAGGATCACCGCCGGCACCTGGGTCGCGTGGCTGCTGACCGAGAATTTTGCCGCGATCCGCATGCCGGGCGATGCATTCGCCATTGCGCTCAGCATCGGCGAGGCGCGGGCAAGCCTTGCCTATCGTGAAAGCGATATCGGCCTTCGCGCCTTCGAGCCGGAGGAAGCCAACCTGGCCGCACGCCTGCTCGGGGAGGTGGCCTATGCCGTCTATGCCAGACGCAACGCCGCCGAGTCCGATGAACGCTGGATTGCCGTCGGCGAGGAGGAGGCGATATCGGCGTATCTGCGCTGGCCGCACGCCCATGCCGCATCCGGGATCGTCGCCACCGTCAATCGACCGCG
Encoded here:
- a CDS encoding methyl-accepting chemotaxis protein encodes the protein MPRLFFTSIVRQIVAITLFLLAISTAAIVGVTYYNLSRNVMDGAVSDARDAARAMAVLYGAADQAAKVEVKDNKLSAVTEEAIPALADHSLVDRTAQSIAGVATIFQKQGGDYVRISTNVKKENGDRAVGTKLAAEHPAQPVLARGEAYFGPAELFGRKFMTGYFPIKNAANASVGILFIGIPMEFYYQRMNELLILVLGIGAVVMLLVGVLAFYAIRLSVKPLQALTASVHTISSGDLDGAIPCLEKNNEFGEIGRALSLFRDSALARRDLETEAAEQRALSDAERARNDADKRSLDSQIDFAVNQLAAGLGRLSQGDVSQTIGTPFVGRLEQLRVDFNASLLRLQDTLSGIRDSASMIQRNSGAVSASADELSKRTEAQAANLEETAAAVEEITVTVRSSAERAREANNVVAATKKTADNSGTVVGDAVAAMERIEEASQRIEQIIEVIDDIAFQTNLLALNAGIEAARAGEAGKGFAVVAQEVRELAQRSADAAREIKSLIETSSREVTAGSELVQRTGSVLASISQEIIAISGHVETIATASRDQSAALQEVNGSVNAMDQMTQKNASMVAEATQASRRLAGEADTLMALIERFRIGAEPAPAHLGARKIA
- a CDS encoding LysR family transcriptional regulator → MKNANWDSYQLFLQVARLGGLTGASVASRLSPATVGRRMLELEQEVGRALFSRSQTGYRLTQDGQALLDHLQEMEAAARKVEAWRQSGEGGTTVRITAGTWVAWLLTENFAAIRMPGDAFAIALSIGEARASLAYRESDIGLRAFEPEEANLAARLLGEVAYAVYARRNAAESDERWIAVGEEEAISAYLRWPHAHAASGIVATVNRPRSLPDLVRAGAGKTVLPCFVGDLHPELQRQGGELPELRHRQWIVMNAEDRHRPEIRTVADRMTKLIRSYADLFAGKRPSRG